A segment of the Ipomoea triloba cultivar NCNSP0323 chromosome 1, ASM357664v1 genome:
ACCCTTCATTTGTCAAAGCCCCAAAGAGAACAATGCAACTAAGCCAAAATGACATTTCTTTTACCAACATAATACTTTAAATGAGATAATGGCTGAAAACATCACTTGAATCAACACCTTAATGCACATGAATTTGGCAAACCAGAATGTTTAATCTCAAGTAATAAtcatgaattataaataaaaattgatctAGCTATTCAACCCTAGAATTTATAATGCAAAATCAACCATAGCTATTGGATAACTTAGAATTTATGTGCAAAAAACTTCCATGGCTTTGTCCTAACGTCTAACTAAACATTTTTGTGTTactactaaaaataattattattttaaaatattagaaaagtTTATCGATGGCCGGCAGACTGCGGTGGCGGCGGACGGGGTGAAAACCGTGAAATTTGGAGACTGAAATCTAAATGTGAAAATTGTGAAATACTTATGTAATCATTTGGTTGTATAACAAAAGACTGCACAAACATTCACACCACACAATGATTAATTATTAGAAAGGAAACATATTTCATGAAACCCTCTAAATTAAAATGCAAACTCCATCTATATACTGTCATGAAGTTTATACATTGGAAACAGTAGGaatataattaacaaacatAGATTGACAGTTTGACACCACGGAGAGGTAGAGAGCAGTGATTactaatataattaacaaacaGAGATTGACAGTTTGACACCAGCACAAACTCTAGGAATATAATCTACCAAGATTGATTAATGCAAAGAAAAGTTGAGCTCAGATCAAACCCAGGATTAATAATAAGCTAATTAACAAACTCATAAACTCATAAAGCTAATTAAATGcattgtataaattaaaaattaaaagtgctTCTAAAAGTGGAATAGGATTATAAATAGTGAAAGTGTAAATAGCTTCCAGTAAATTAAAAGTGTAAATAGCAAAGGGGAAATACACATACCAGTGTAAATCACAAACCAGCGTGCAGGGGAGTTTCCGGCGGTCGCTTCCGATCGTTTCCGGCGGTCGCTTCCAGCGGTTGTAGACGAGGGCAGTGTAAATCACAAACCAGCGTTGTAGCTTCCAGCGGCGGTTTCCAGTAAATCACAAACCAGCAGAGTGTGCGACGGAGTGGACAGGGGAAATTTTGCGAGAGGGGCGGCGGCAGAGCGACGGAACGGTGGGCGTTCCGGCGGAGAGTGTGCGACGCGGTGGGCGTTTGCGACTTGGGCGGTGGGAGGTTTGCGACACAGGCATTATGGCGTTTTGAGAAGTTTAGCTACGGACGAGTGACGAcaacatataataattaagagatTAAGAGATTTAAAATACAGTTCATCAGTGCATCATAACGGTAACGACGGATTCCGTCGCTATATTCTCGAAAAAAAATTTCAGCTGCATTAATTTAGCGACGGGAATATGATTCGTTGCTAGGTTAGCGACGGATCCTATTTTTGTCGTTATattctatgaaaaaaaaaatcaacagcATTAATCTAGCGACAGAAATATGGTCCGTGCAAGATATAATAACTGATTTATCctttatgattatttattattaggtaaaaacacaaaaaatttaaaatttcatcaaatatGTACTCAAAATATTAGAGGATTTCTTTGTAACAATAACAACACttcaataaaaaattgttataaaaacacaaaaaatttaaaattttttatcaaatatgTACTCTCAAAATATTAGAGGATTTCTTTGTAACAATAACAACACttcaataaaaaattgttataatcCGTATTAATTATTGGGTATATGTTTAGTGCTTACCCcaactaaataataaattttaaattccttTTCCCTGCATCATTCTTTAATCTTTACCCAAAGGACTCGAATAGGCAATGCTCTGCTTTATTCTCAACTCTCTAAAACTATCGGTAATCGGTCTCAGTCTCTGCGCAGCCATCCGCAGAAACCATTGCCCTATCTTCTCCGCGGCTCTGATTTTCCGGCGATTCTCAGGTGACACTTATGGCTGAGTTAACCTATCTTCCGGCTCTGTATTTATACATGGAGTACACAAACTGcgaatattgcttttgttttttaaagttaaaatgCATATTTACACTGGCATTTGTTTTCCTGCGTTTAACATTTacacttctttttctttcaccCTCCAATTCTTACCTTGGTCTTCAGGAAGCtgagaattttatttatttattttttcgttGTAGTTTGCGtgattatttttctaaattggTTTTAGGCACAGTGAAGCCTTTGAAAGAGTACTTGATTGTAGGAAACAAAAGGGGAAAagacagtaataataataatggcgaAACGGGGGAAGAAGAGGCATGGTATGTATGGTGCAGGACGTAGGAATGTGAAGTGTGATACCAAGTATTCCAAGTTTGAGAAAATCTCAACACAGGTGGATGATGATTATATGTTGTATTTAGAAACCCTGGACAGTAGCCAAGAAAGTGGCTTTGAGAGGGAAGATAGTATGGATCATAATGATGTCAATGATAATGATGTTGACCCTCAGTATAGGATCTTTTTGGATAATACTGTACAAAAAGGGACAGCGTATGTGACTACACTTGAGGAGAATGGATTGCCCTTAATTCTGCACtatgaaaaagaagaagtcatatCTAGTGATGAGCGGAATGATGTTCATAGGATAAAAGTGAAGAAGACTAGGAAAGGAGGTGATGGAAAAGATTTAGAGGATCTTAAGGTAAAGAGCAATGTGGAAAGACCAAGAATTTTAAGGAGTCATGTGAGGAATTGTGAAAAATCAGTGCTTGAACCATTGAATCCTGTTTCTATGGGGAGAAGGCAGCCTATGTCTGGGAAACAACACAAGTATAATATGAAGAATAACTCAGATAAAGAGCAGAGATCTTCAAGTGCAGGCGCTGAGGAAAAATATCTAGACAAagattattttcttttcctgCAATGCTTGCAATGTGAAGGATACACCTTGAAGGCTTTATTTCCAGATAACCAGCATGTGGAATATGATCGTGATGATTCTGGAGATGTTGAAGTCCTTGATATTGATTCCTTTACATTTTGCAATGGGGGAAGCTTCAATCCATGTGTCCCTTCAACAGATTATTGCGAGGTTGTTTCCCCCTGCCTCATGTCCCTCCTATTCATCTACTTATgactttctatttttaatttgagttacCCTTGAATTATTTAGGTGGGCAACACACTGTATGAAGACTCTCAATTTAGACAGGAGATAACCAGTATTCTTAGGAGGCCCTATGACCAAGCAGAGTTTGAAAAGCTTTTGCAAGATGTCAAAGTTCAAAAGCCAATGGATAGAAATTTGGAGTTACGCCATGGGAGAGAGAGACGCTGCCCATCAAATAGAATTGGAAAATCTTATCTTGATCACTTTGATGGTAAAAATTTATGTTTTGCAAGTTACTTGTCCAGATCTGAGCAAttctctttttgttttaaaGTTATGTGAACTACCATACCATATTACCATATGATGATTTTATTGTACATGTGGATGTAGTGTCTGAGTTCATGCAACAAGAAGCTTCAAATGATATCCCTCTTCATAGTTGACAATATAGTTTTTTGACATATGCTAATTGACATAGCTATAGCCTATATGCATTCGAGTGACATTGATCCcactgaaattaaaatattggggtcaatatataaataacaaaagtCTAATTGTCTAAATAGGGAAGAAATTTTAAATCTCAACTCTTAAGGTAAAATGAACACCTTCGTCAATgaattttcttaaaaatcatGTTGATTGTTGAGATAATTTATATTTCAATGCcttacaaaataatattccGTATTAAGTTAAGCTGTTGATCCCACTGAATTTCATTCCTAGCTCTGCCACCACATATGCTCCACAAATTTGGAACGATATGCACTTAAAAATCTTTGTTTGTAATTTAATGTTACCTTGGTGTAGTTTGATTAAAGTCTGCTTTTAAATTAATTCCAGAACTTATTCTGTCATATCTAGGGCACTTAGTTGCTACTACAAATTTTGCTTGAGGAAGATATGAGATTCCACAAATGTGCTTTCTTCTATATTCCCTCTATAGTAGCTTAAAGTTCTAGTTTAGGTAGAGCACATAGTTTTTCATGCCTTTACATGCATATAATATGGAGAAAGGGAAAGAAGCCACTTTTTTGCCCTGTTGCATTCTCTGTCGTTCTCATTCAAGCACACAGTGTGAAGCTTGCACATTTTTACAGGACTCCTTTAAGTTGTTTAGTTTGGTCTATGTTTCTTACAGGGTGAAATATGCTTGATTTGAGTTTTATAGTTGAAGTGTGATTTTGTTTCTTGTAGTTTctctagtatttttttttatggaaaatcattttccatctCTTCAATTGGTGTCCTTTGTCAAGGTGTTTTTTGTTATCCTTGTTATGCACTTTTTACTTTTATGCCTTCTAATACTTCTGTATATCCACTCTATATTCATGCAATACTTGAGcatttatattatctttatctatcatatcttgagaaaattaaaaatgtgttCTTTAAAAGATCCAAGAATGCCTGCCAGCCTGCCTTGatgtgaaaatttaaaaacttcttGAATGCCTGCATTGATGTATACCTTTTCACACAAACATGCAGATTTTAACATCAAACTTGAAGAAGTGAGCCCTGACAAACATAAAATGTTGAACATCTTGCGTGGATTTTTCTTTTGGCTACAGGTGAGTGGCATTTTTTCTGCACTTTGTTAATATACAATAGTGATTAAGAATTTTATATTGATAATCTCCTtctttatgttattttattttggttgaGCTTATAGTTGTAATCATTGCTACAACAAATTTGCCTTTAATGATCTATAAGGAAAGAGGAGATAGTTTCTggattaaatattatttgaatattgggCCAGAGTTAAAAGGAAACCAAACCAAAGATTTGTTCCTAGATTAAACGATTGTGGGGCATAGTTAAAAATAAGTTGGGTATTCGGAGCTAGCTAAAATATGagacaatattattatattaatggtGGAAGGAGAGGAGTGGGTTTGAACTTTTCAAGGTGCATGAGAAGTGAAACAATGTCATTTCAAAGGAAGGGCAGAAAATAGAATGAAAACATTCTAGTATTCTACTTTGAAATGGGAGGGAGGAATACTGTACTTGAGATTCTTTCACCCTGAAAAAGAAAAGCTGAAATTGGGAGTGCTTGCTACTGCTGCTGCCTCTGCCTCCATTCCATCTGGAATCAATTTGTTGTTTTGTGAATAAGTTTTGTCATCTTTTCTTtatccatttttctttcttttaaagaGATTTATTTACTCAGTGTTTTCAAtgtgtattttcattttcattttgaacaaaattgataaaagcCATGTATGTAGTTCACTCTttgagaaaaaggaaaagggtaTCCTTTCTTCCTGATGGTATGGTCGTTGtcatacaattttattttagtataaatCTGACATACATCTATAGTTTTTGGTTGTGAAGCTCTGTTGCTGGGGATGGGATTCCTTAGATGACTGATTAAGAATAACactaacagggcgtttggtttgGAGGAGAGAATTAGGAGGGAAAAGAATAAAGTgaaaataaagtatgaatttgaattacattgtttggtagtgAGGAATTGAATTATTGAGAATGGGAAGGGAAGAaatgatataaagactaaaatgtcattgtgtaataataataataattgaggacaaatatgtcattttcctatttttccttttccttcttCCATTGAATTAGAATTCATGGGGTAGGAGgtatgaattccaattcaatgggtggagggaattgcaattccctccaaccaaacaatgtagtttcCTTGGCTATTGAATTACATTGGAAAAGAATTCCAATtatatccaaccaaacaccttgtTTGGTTTATGTGAGAATGAATAAACAGACTTGAGCCTTACTTGACTTTTTAGTTTGGAGTTTTGTTCCCATTATCTCTTTTGTTGTCCCAATGGATTCACGTTTTAGTTTGGAGTTTTGTTCCCATTATCTCTTTTGTTGTCCCAATGGATGGGTTCAACTGTTGCAGAATATGACTAAGGAACGAGCGTTCAAGCCTTGGGAGGACCCAAAATGCCTTGCTGTTATGCCTGGATCTTGCTAGGAGTTGGAAAGACACAAAAGGTTGAACAAATTCCTTTTTGCAGCAGCCAGCAGGAATGTAGTAGTGTTTTTGAGACTTCAGATGTTAAATGCTGCTTGTTTGCTTCCTACTTTCTCTTTAAATGCCTGTTTTGTATCCAGAACCAGAAGAGATAGCAATGAAAGTAATTTGCCATGTCCTTTTGGTTTTCATTTTATGGCCGGCCATATTACGACTCTCCAAAATCCAGCACAAAGAGATAAATAGATATCACTACAAATATTGACCTCCCGATCCCAAGATTCAAAGAAACACAAGCTGGAAGATAGATAAGCAAGCAGAAATACTACAAATTTGTATTGCTTTCTACAATTCAATTCAAATGACAATGTAAACTAAAACTTTGCCTGCCTAATCCTCTCCTCCTACAACCTAACCCCAACTAAAGTATAATGAGCTAAGCCTACTACCTATTATTACCTACTACCTACAAAAATTGTTTTGTTCTGCCACTACTTAACTACAACAACTCATTCTTACAACAATGGGAATGGGACTCTTCTGAAACATCATAACTTGTGCTCATCTCACTAGGGCTGTCAGTGCCCATGGATGAAGAATCTACAGTTCTGTTCCGGTTTATTAGCCGAATGGGTTTGATCAGTTCATCAAaatcagcagcagcagcagcaattTGCAAATGCAAAGGGCCACCCTCCTCACATCTTTCCACACTACTCTGATCAATTATCTGCTGCTCTTCAACATTGGCATCTAAGCTAATAAAGTCAACAAACCTGccttctttaaagaaaaagtCCTCGTCGGAGGACTTATCCTCTGATACAGCGCGTATGCACTCACTGATATCAATATGCGGAGAACCAAAATAACGACCTCGATCATTCTTCTTTTCATTACAAGCTAATGCTCCCTCCCGTCTTATTcccttccttttgttttttggaTGGTGAAGCTTGCACTTTGAACCTTGAGGGCAATTCCCAGTTGCTTCAAAATCAGGGCAGACATATGTGTGTTTCTTCCGGCACTGCAAGTTTAGACACACAATCCATTTCACGAGTTATAATATTAGTGAGTTTGTGTGTTTCTGTATATGGATACATCATACACAAACACACACGTACACAATGTATAGTACTAGTACAACAAACATGTATACACAAAAAAAGTGATCCAGATGGAGGGAGAGGGGAGAGAGAAGAACATATGGAGCCTGGCAGAAGAGGCAGAGGGAGACCCAGATGAAGTGTCCTAGAAATTGAAATGAATTATTTGAACAAACAAAATATACTAGGAAGAAAGACTAAAAAACCAACATATCTAAGTAAAACTGAATATTACTAATGCAACTCATTGTTAGTATATCCAACTCAAAATGTATACTGTTGTAAcaagaatatattaatataatacatatcCGCACGCAGTCACACATGCAGGCATATATATAGTGCGCACACTTGTATAAGAATCTAATACATTCACATGCaggtatatacacatatataggggATGGAAAGCCAATAACAAAGGACTATAAAGGCAACAAGGCAATCTATATGCTTTATTAGGCCACAACAAGATGGTAGCACATGCTAAAACTATTTTACTTGTTAATTCTAGTATTTCAATAGTAATGTCTTTTTAGTTTCCTTTGGCCTATTTCTATGAGCATGTTTGGCAGAGGTTGGGGCTAACTGTTAGCTCTTAACTAATTGTATTAGTTGATAGCATAATTAGCTCTTTCCtagaaagatatttggtaaaattaatggTTAGTATTAGCTAATTGCTTGAATTTATAAAATCACACAGAAgtatatgaataatttttattgcttttaagTACTTTTTTCCAAGAACAGTTTTAGATCTTTCGATgcttattttataaaaatacatttaaatacaggggtgtgtatttatttatatatagcttatatttaaaatatatatgaagcGGTAGTGTTGTCCTATTTTTTTGCTCTCCAAAAACTCAATTAAAAAAGCTTCTCTAGTTAGTtagttaattttcttttcttttcttttcttttttttttttttttaattagtccCTTCACCAAACATAGAATTTCACTTTAAGACCTAGTTAAACAGTTAAAAGTCCTTCAAAAAGCTAAAGGTGTTTCCCAAACAGGCGCCCTTCATGTAATAGGGCAACTTGAAATCAACTATAGTATTGTTCTCTCACAATGTTCCTTGCATCTCCTTCTCTCCTCTTACTGTCCTCTCTGTCCACTATGAATACCTAAACTGATAAATTGACCATGATTCAAGATTATGTAGAGGTCAATTCTTGACCTCTAGAGTAGGTGGAAACATAAAACTAAACAGAATACCTCATTTCCATCAGAACAGTAACCCCTGAGAAAACCTTCACAAACAGATGAATTTGGATTCACATTTACATGTCTATAAGGACAACTCTCATTAGAGCATAATCCTGTCAAAAACACTCATTAGTACATTGCACAGTATAACCTTATTGATTCATTC
Coding sequences within it:
- the LOC115998961 gene encoding uncharacterized protein LOC115998961, whose product is MAKRGKKRHGMYGAGRRNVKCDTKYSKFEKISTQVDDDYMLYLETLDSSQESGFEREDSMDHNDVNDNDVDPQYRIFLDNTVQKGTAYVTTLEENGLPLILHYEKEEVISSDERNDVHRIKVKKTRKGGDGKDLEDLKVKSNVERPRILRSHVRNCEKSVLEPLNPVSMGRRQPMSGKQHKYNMKNNSDKEQRSSSAGAEEKYLDKDYFLFLQCLQCEGYTLKALFPDNQHVEYDRDDSGDVEVLDIDSFTFCNGGSFNPCVPSTDYCEVGNTLYEDSQFRQEITSILRRPYDQAEFEKLLQDVKVQKPMDRNLELRHGRERRCPSNRIGKSYLDHFDDFNIKLEEVSPDKHKMLNILRGFFFWLQNMTKERAFKPWEDPKCLAVMPGSC